CTAATTTATATGGGCCACTAACACTAAGTGATGAAATTTGTGTATAGGGCAGTCTGGCTCTGCATATCAGGATGTGTATAAGAGAGTAGGGTGAAACAGATCCTCATGAGAATCAGATAGTTGAGTTACTAAATGGTATTTAATAAATTCTGCTTTCTGTACTGCAAACTGGCTATTCCAAAACCCTCACATCACCACAGTCTGAGACAGTAATCAACAAGGAGGAGTATATGAGGCTGCTGGTTATGTGGTTTCTCTGTAGGTGGTGTAAACAGAAACTAAAATGATGTATGAAGACACTGATACAAGATTGAGAGGTCATCATGTCTGTAATGATTACATACTAATTATACTAAGccttaaaatactgaaaaacagCACAGTTAAATCCATGAGTTCATGAGAAGTCAATAATTCTATGTTTTTATATGAAGCTggattttacaaataaatatttatagagGAATCAAAAGCTTTTCTGGCTTTTCTGTTCTGCTCTACTGCCCATAAACGTCCCCAGCCCTGCAGGTTATTGATTGTTCCTTGTTTAAACCCACTTGACCTCTGGAAAAGCTTGTAAACTATTGGTCATTCATGTTTATTGTTAACTAGTTGCATCCAGTCTGACAGTAGTACTCCAGGACCAggattttaaaatgctgttttgaaAATAATCTTCTGATTAGGGCTTACTTCCACAGTGCTAATGAAGACGTATCTCTGCTAATCTCTGACTCTTTTTACAGGTGAAGATATGGTTTCAGAACAAACGgtccaaatacaaaaaaataatgaaacatgGCTCAGGTGGACATGAAGGAGAACACCTTCAAGCAGCTGCAGCTTCAGGAACTCAGTGTTCACCAGCCATGCCTCCATTATGGGACGTTTCAATGCCAAACAATGGTGCCCCCATCCACACTGGAGGATATATGAACTCTTTTGGGCACTGGTACCCAAGCCACCATCAGGACTCTGTTTGGcctgaactcaaatgatttgtgGGATGAGCAAAACTCATTTAATTTTGATGACCACAGCACGATTCAACATTTTATCTACTCCAAGAGGCTCAGATAAGTACCAAAGATATTCTACACACAGGCTTCCCCTTGCAATTTCCCTTTACCATGAAGACTGATGATACAGAACTGTCCTCTTTCATATATGAGCTTTGGGATTACTCAAAAAGACTGTGGTGTGATGTTCTTCTGAATATGGATTTTCTAAAATGCATGTTTTGAATAAAATTCTGATTCTGAGTTATGTGATCATAGTTATTTATGTTTGTGGGTTATATATTTgtgtctgctgtttttttttttttcatttttgttgctGTAGGTTACATAAAAAAGTCATGAAGGGACCATTTCAAAGCATTTTTCTCATAGAATCATTAATCACACTTATCATAAAAAAATCCACCCAAAATTAATTGTTAGATTATTACTTTGGATAAAAAGATTGCAGTAAACAGGAagttacagtggcatgaaaaagtttgagcactccagatcattttcatgattttctttataaatcattggttgttgggatcagcaatttcagttaaacatatcatatagcagatgaacacagtgatatatgTACAagaattctttaaacaaaattaggcaggtgcataaatgtaaGCTCCCCAACAGAACAATTACATCATAtgtttagtagatcctccttttgcagaaataacagcctctaaactctttctATAGCTTCCGTTgaaagtctggcttctggttgaagttattttggatcattcctctttacaacacatctccagttcagtcaggtttgatggtttccgagcatgaacagcccactttaaatcacaccacagattttcaacaatattcaggtctgggatcTGATATGATCATTTTAGAACACTGTACTTgttctctgcatgaatgctttagtagattttgagcagtgtttagtgtttagggtcgttgtcttgttgaagtatccagccctgcgcaacttcaactttctcactgattcttgaacattgttctcaacttctcaagaatctgctgatattgattgaaatccatgagaccctcaactttaacaagaaacccagtacctgcactgatactgaattttagattcatcagtccacagcacttcATTCTAAAATGAAGCTTGCTTATCCAAGTGtactttagcatacctcaagcgactctatTTGTGGCGTGTGCACAAAAAagtcttcttctgcattactctcccatacagcctctccttgtgcaaagtgagcTGAGTTGCGCTGTGGGTTGACTAAAGGTTGGGATGGGTTGACTTCTcttctgattatctgagatttttcttgttctcccACTTCAGGTCTagactagaactgtgtctgtggtttttccatttcctcactatgttcctcacagtgtaaACTGAGAGCTAAAATCTCTGAAATAACTTTTCATATCCTTCCCttaaaattttatgtaaaacaatctttgttttcggGTCAGTTGAGAGTTGTGTTTTTAGGCTCCCGTGTTgctgctcttcagagaagatgcaaaaaggagaaaaacttgcaattggctccttaaccctttctcataattggattcacctgtgtatgtaggtcaagggtcaatgagctttccaaaaaaattgttttaataattaatactaaataaaatcaaattaataaaacaacaagggcTCCCAAATGTATGAACCTGTCTATTttttcctaatggtgtcctttgATAATCCAtttcatgcagcttgaatatttacTCAGTTCCTGCAGATGTTGTGGTAGGCGTGTCCAGTAGCATTgtacacattttcaatcagggagtGGTCTGGtaatggaggtgtgtgtgtggcagcagtatgtggatgagcattgtcctgtaggAAAGGTGCACCAGAGTGCATTCAGTAAAGGTTCACTGgatgcaggacctcattaatgtaacgttgggctgtcaaagtgcctgcaATGAAGATCAGAGGTGATCTTGCATCATGCAAAATTTAATCTCACAGCAATGACACCAGACCTCAATGGAATGTGTTGATCCTGGCACTGACCACAGTTTCTCCACACACTGATTCACAGGTCTTCTTCTGTCTGCCACGACTACCTATCAAGTTACAGTCCTGTCACTTGATTCCTTTTGTGTACAACTGTAAAGCATGTCGTCCTCTGtttaaaaaactgattaaaattgCCATTGGAAGGACACATTTCAGAGTAGTACAGACACGATCTGGGTGCATTTTAATTAACAGCTTAATATGAGGCTGTACTAAGAAATGTATATAGTTTTATTATGCTTGTATTTTTCTtgtccctcctcttcctcctggtGGCAGTTCCTGAACCCATGAGAAGATTCATCAGTGAATACTGTGGAATGCAGACATTTGAGCAAAATGTCTCTTACTATACATAGTTGTTTTAGTAGAATACAAATTATACTCCAAAggacataaaaaaagaaatagccaAATTCAACATTGCTGAGAAATTATTTAGCAAACCTATAATTTTACTTCTGCAAGCAAACAGTGATCCAAAATATACATTCATTGacagtgttggattgcaatgaaTTCTTTTTGTTAACTTAAGTTTATTTTCTGTAAAGGTAATGATTTTATTATGCAGCTTTTCATTAATGTGAAGCCAAGTGTACCATATATGAtagatttcattttttatttcttctacaACTCATTGAGGTATTATAGAATATAGTATTATCTTAAAAAtattcaatataataaaataaaaatctgaaatcaATGCAATAACAAGAATCAAATTAAATAAGtaacaataatacaaaatattaattattataaaaagtaataataataaaaaataataatactaagactactactactactactactactactactactactactaataataataataatacagaattaaatatatatatatatatatatatatatatatatatatatatatatatatatatatatatatatatattatacacgtTTTCTGGCCCTGTTGGATTATCCATGCATTACATGCACCAGAAAATGCTAATTTGCAATTTGCTTGAGTAAAGTTTTAACAGCAATTTTGAACTGTAAAAAACTCAACCCTGATGTCAAATATGATACATAAAAGTCCTACATGCAAAGGgttatttcatttctttttgttttattattgttcagATGGTCAAATCAATTCTACAGGTTTAAAACAAAACTTTATAGCAATTATTTGATGGTTTGTTTTTAAATGGTTAATATATAGGCCATACACTCTGTCAATTGCCATCAATTGCTCCCAACAACAaatcttaatttaattaatttaatgaaaatattaaaatattatatttatttatttatttttcgaaGACATTTTCCAAAATTACATATTTGTGATTGTGGGTATGTGTTTAAGTTATTATTTAAGAAATTAaagtcaggtgttttcaatcaattaaagtctgctcttcacaacacgTGTGTGGAAGGCATATTGTATTAGGGCATGAACAAAAgagatttctgaggacctcagaaaaagagttgtggatgctcatcaggctggaaaaggtaaaaaaaaaaacattactaaagGGTTTagactccaccaatccacagtcagattCAAATTTAAGACCACTTTTACCATTCCCAGGAGTGGTCGACCAACgaagatcactccaagagcaagacGTGTAATAGTTGGCAATGTCACACAAGACCCCAGGGGTACTTCTAAGAAACCATCAGGAGTATACTGAAtaacaatggtgtgcatggcaggtctgcagtttgctaaagatcacatggaCAAGTCAGAAGGCTTTTGGAAGAATGTTTTGCGGGAGGATGAGaccaaaatataactttttggATTAAATGagaagtttggagaaagaaaaacacgaaacatgaaacatggtggtggtggtgataatATCATGGTTTGGGTTTTATTGCATCTGGGTCAGGACAAATTGTCTACtttgatggaacaatgaattctaaattatatcagagaattctaaagaaAATTTTCAGGGCATCTGTCCATGAAATGAATCTCAAGAGAAGTTgagtcatgcagcaagacaatgaccctaagcgcACAAGCTGTTCTTTCAAAAAATGGTTCAAGAAGTATAAACTTAATGCTTTGGAATcaccaagtcaaagtcctgaccttaatgcAATGGAAATGTTGTGAAAGGACCTGAAGCAAGGAGTGAATGTGAGAAAACTCACCAACAttccagagttgaagctgttctgtgcGGAGGAATGGGCTAAAAATTTCTCAGAGCCAGagtgcaggactgatcaacagttaccaaAAATGTTTAGATGCAAAGGAGGTCAAACCATATACTGAAGGTTGACATACTATTGTCACTCACAAatattaatcttgtaatattattaCAAGATTAATATTTGTGAGTGACAATAGTATGTCAACCTTCAGTATATGGTTTGACCTCCTTTGCATCTAAACATTTttggtaactgttgatcagtcctgcatatatatatatatagctgtggAACAAGGTTTTAAAAAAGTTCAAGGTGAGGAAACTGATGGGGAgtcaaaaactgaatttaaaaacaAGCTCAGTCATTTCATGCATTAGACTTTATTAATTAGTAAAGTAAACAGTAAAGTAATGGCAGAAgtagcatagtggataacaacatTGCCGTAGACTGATGTTTGATTCCCTAGTTAAATAAGCACACCACACTATAGCAGACCCAAACTACATTATTCTACCAGTATATTGAATCAAATGTAAGCCAATTTGACTGAGAGCTTTAAGTAAATGATAATAATGTAAGtagtttataataaaaaaacaaaaaaaatcagaatattaaaaaatattgaaatcactcagttgcaaaatgcaaaaaaataaaaataaaaaagcacattatcaattttctaaatttttcacATCTGTTTCCCTACAGATCCGTCCACATTTTACTTAGATTTAGTTTCCTTTTTCCACTGTTGTACAACAGACTTCACGGTCTTAGCCTTCAATGTGACTGCCTGTagtcttttctctctttcctttatgACGCCACGCTCTTCTTCAAGCAGATCCTCTCCTCTTGCAATCTTCTCCAAGATCAAAGATTCACGCTTCATTTTTTCCAATCCAGCAATGCGTTCTTCAAAGCCAggctttttctcctctttttctgtcTTAATTAATAATTCAAGATACTCTATTGTGGACAGGGAGGTTGCCTTTAGAGCGATCTCATTCAGCCTCTGAAGGCATTGGGAAGACAGTTTGATCAGTTTCCTCAGCTTGAACTCAATGACATGAAACGCAGACTCCAGTTCTCCCAGGATTTGCTTGTTGTTCATAAACTGTCCTTTTGCTTTCATGAAGTTCTCCTTCAGCTCCTTGACAGTTTTCttctcaatttttgtttcatacgTCCACAAGGCTCTCTCCCTTGCATGAGAAGAATGATGGCAGAAGTTAGGACAGACAACGCAGTATCCATTATCATCCATTGCAGCACAAGTGCTTATACAATCACCTTCAGGGAGGAAGCAGTTTGAGTGACAGGTAAACAGACAGAAGTTGCAATTAAGGGCAGTGCAATTAACAGGACTTCTGTTTGCCTTAACAACTTCCACGTCCTGCTCAAAATTTTCATTTTCCTTCATGTTACTGCTCTCAGCTTCCAAGCACTTCTTAAAGTTTTGGATCTCATTCAGCTTGGAAAGTCCAGCAGTAATTTGTGGGGTCAGTCCGGCCATGGCTTTCTCCAGGCGTTCTCGCTCCTCCAATACCTCTTTTGTCAAAGTCAAATCCTTACTCTTAAGAACCTCATCAACAACATCAAAAAATCTCTTCATATTTTTGAAGGAGGAGTTCCAAACGATCTCCTTAAGCTTCCCATCATCagcctcttcttcctcttcatcaTCACCTGAATTACTTTCTGggttatttttctcttttttctgtgcaTACACTGCTGAGTTGTTGAATTTGAAATGAGTGGGTAAgcctttcttatttttttggcaGGGCAAGTCTGCAGCTTGTATGGCTCCTAAGACTGGGATGTCCTTGCCATCAGCAAATGTCACAAGTATCACTATGTTCTCTTTAATGTCTTTGCCGAAGATGGACAGGATTGAGTCAAAGATGTATTTCTGGTTGGCACTGAGACGGGCAAGAGATGCTTGAACAACAAAGCAGACAGCATCAATGTGGTCTATCCCCAAAGGACTGCAAAGGAAGCTCTTCACTTGCTCTGTGATCAGTTTATCATGAGCCATTCCACGTGTATCTCCAAACCCGGGAGTGTCCACAATGGTCACAGAGTATGGGACTTGGAATCCTGGCTGGTTGTACATCTCATATGATGTGACCTCAGATGTTTGACTTTCTGCCTGTGATCGATTGGTTACTTCATGAATCAATTTGAAGCGATGATGTTCCTCATACTTCACACCAAGTATGTAATTGGCCATGGCATTGACCAGGGTTGTTTTGCCAGCACCCGTAGACCCTAACATTAGAATCACTTTGTTTTTCCCTTCTTCCACTTTTTTTCCAAAGACGTACTGATTGAAATTCACGTTCTCTCCAAATTTCTTCTCCAGATTCAGCACATAAACGGAGGGATTGCCCTTGTTTAGGCGATGGGACTGCTCCAAAAATAGCTCACTCCTGGCCTTGGTCGATATTTTCTTCACTGATTTTTCAGACAGTTTAGTAGTTCTAAGCAAAGACTCGGGACTGGGAAGGCTCATTCCTGCATGGGCACAGCTGGCCAAAATTCTGATCTTATAAGCAGTGTCTTCCTTCAGCCCCTGGAGAGTGCATTCTCTGCTAGTGGTTCTAATGGATTTCAGCACTTCACCTCCCTGCTCTATTTCAGGTTGCTCTCGGAATTCCACCACATATTCAGTGACATGAACAGCCTCTCCTACAGAGGTAGGATTGTCCCATGTGATTGTAATTTTATCACTCTCCTCACATTTTGGTCTGGGTTGCCCAGGAGGAGCACAGGGGCGAGTTTTGTAGAGTTCGGTTGGAGAGCTACTAAGACTCATCCCTGGTCGACACACAGCCTTGCATTTGAAACGATATTCTCTATTGGGCTCCAACTGCTTAACAGTGATTCGGGCAGTCTTCCCCTCCGAGGTCATTTCAGCCCACTCTGAGCTTTGTGCTGACTGATATAAGACACAGTAAGACTCCACATTGTTGAAGCCATGGAGAGGGGGACTGATTTGCAAATGGATCCAGTCATGTTCAGCATTCAAGACTGTAGGTACAGCAGGCTTAGATGGGAGCTCAAACTCTGAGCTCAGGCAAGTTCCCCTCTCATAAACGTGAATTGACGAGGCTGTAATGTGACTGTCTGGGACAGATACAATGCAGAAATCAACATTTTCTCTTCCACAGTTGGCCATTTTGAAGTCCAAAAATCTTTGTATCATCTGTCTGGTAAGTGCAGTCACATCCTTGGAACAAAACCATTGCTCTGACTTTTTGGGAGAGCTGGGCTTATAAGGAAACTGTTCGGCCTCACTGTTTCTTGATTCATTTGTTAGATAGTTCTCCAAGTCCAAAAGGTAGGACTCTTCTTCTTTTAGAGACGTGAACGCAAAAGCCACTACATACTCATTGGTTGGCTTTAACACTACTTTGTCCAAATCTTTGCTGGATGACAGCACTGGAACTTCACTCATGATCTCTAAGTAGGATCTGATGACGTTCGTCTCTCGTTCTCGGTCATTTAGGTAAGCAGATATCAGGGTACTCTGGAATGGGGACCTTTCTTTTCTGCTCAGCAGTGCCACAAGCTCCTGTTCCTCTTTACCACCACCCCTTATAGCTGGGAGAAGCTTGCTGAGCTGTTTTTGGAACACAAGTTTGTACTCTGAACACAAGCCTTTGAATTTCCTCAGCTTTGCCCTCATTTCTGGAAACTGAATGGCCAGGTCAGCCTTCCTTAAGTCCTCACACTGCATACCAGCTTCATCCAGGTTTTCCAAGATTCGCTGAGCACGTCGCACCAGACTGACACTTATCTCTCTGACCAGCTGAGCGGCTGCCGAGTCCAGTTTCTTCAGTGGGTAGAGCCATACAGTCATGGGCACCGCGTGttctccattttctcccaaaaGCTTCGGGAGTTGTGCGTACACCTTAATGGCATCTTGGTAGGAGACAGGATTGTTTTCTAGAGCAAAATCACCGTGGAAGGTACATGTGAACTTGCTTGTGCGCTGATTATCAGTCTCAGTCATATCCAGGGACGCCTGACCTTCGATTGACACCATAGGGATTTTTTTAATCGTTGCTTGTAAGTTTCCATGAATTTCTTGATGGCTCTCATTGGAAGAAACCTCTTGATCAAAAACGAAAAATGCCTGCGCACCGTACAGTAAAGCAGTGACAACATGTGTGGCAGAGCCCTCCTCAAACACATTACAGTGCTTGAGGTTTCCTGCCCCAAGATGCTCCATGGTGAGCTGCACAAACTTTGTGGTAGTCTTGTACTGCAGGGTGACTCGAGACTGCTGCATCGACTTCTTCTTATTACTTAAAAACGCTGCTGACCCTTTCACCTGCACTAACCCACTGAGAAAGCTAGCCTCAAGAGATGCAGCAACCTTTAGTGAATTTAATTTGTCTTCACAGGAATCCGATGCAATAATTTTGAAGTCGCTGTTGTGCTGGGATTGCATTTTTATATTCCTCTCCAGCATCTCTGAATCCCACAGTGTGAttcctgtagtaaaaaaaaaacataatcagattaaaaatatcacagaaatgttgtatttatattaattagaTAATTAATGTGCATCCTTAATATGGAAacaaaaataagtaattttagtTGGGCTCCAAAGTGCTCCCATGATTTACTGTTTTATAGAGCCTAGTGACatattagtggttttatttaacacacacacacacacacacacacacacacatatatatatatatatatatatatatatatatatatatatatatatatatatatatatatatatatatatatatatacacatataaacataaaattactactgctgagttcagaagtggatttatttatttaaaatatggattaaatctcatgaCTAACTCTCAcactcagtgttttatttttaattatttaatttttttgttagtttgttgtTTGTTCACCATCAGTATATTCAGATAGTTTTAAGACATTTTTCTATGTTTTGTTGTTACTGCCCTACAT
The sequence above is drawn from the Astyanax mexicanus isolate ESR-SI-001 chromosome 19, AstMex3_surface, whole genome shotgun sequence genome and encodes:
- the LOC111191379 gene encoding uncharacterized protein LOC111191379 produces the protein MSDSETIEIAALGRPFQLGMLYDCRRDALIPGITLWDSEMLERNIKMQSQHNSDFKIIASDSCEDKLNSLKVAASLEASFLSGLVQVKGSAAFLSNKKKSMQQSRVTLQYKTTTKFVQLTMEHLGAGNLKHCNVFEEGSATHVVTALLYGAQAFFVFDQEVSSNESHQEIHGNLQATIKKIPMVSIEGQASLDMTETDNQRTSKFTCTFHGDFALENNPVSYQDAIKVYAQLPKLLGENGEHAVPMTVWLYPLKKLDSAAAQLVREISVSLVRRAQRILENLDEAGMQCEDLRKADLAIQFPEMRAKLRKFKGLCSEYKLVFQKQLSKLLPAIRGGGKEEQELVALLSRKERSPFQSTLISAYLNDRERETNVIRSYLEIMSEVPVLSSSKDLDKVVLKPTNEYVVAFAFTSLKEEESYLLDLENYLTNESRNSEAEQFPYKPSSPKKSEQWFCSKDVTALTRQMIQRFLDFKMANCGRENVDFCIVSVPDSHITASSIHVYERGTCLSSEFELPSKPAVPTVLNAEHDWIHLQISPPLHGFNNVESYCVLYQSAQSSEWAEMTSEGKTARITVKQLEPNREYRFKCKAVCRPGMSLSSSPTELYKTRPCAPPGQPRPKCEESDKITITWDNPTSVGEAVHVTEYVVEFREQPEIEQGGEVLKSIRTTSRECTLQGLKEDTAYKIRILASCAHAGMSLPSPESLLRTTKLSEKSVKKISTKARSELFLEQSHRLNKGNPSVYVLNLEKKFGENVNFNQYVFGKKVEEGKNKVILMLGSTGAGKTTLVNAMANYILGVKYEEHHRFKLIHEVTNRSQAESQTSEVTSYEMYNQPGFQVPYSVTIVDTPGFGDTRGMAHDKLITEQVKSFLCSPLGIDHIDAVCFVVQASLARLSANQKYIFDSILSIFGKDIKENIVILVTFADGKDIPVLGAIQAADLPCQKNKKGLPTHFKFNNSAVYAQKKEKNNPESNSGDDEEEEEADDGKLKEIVWNSSFKNMKRFFDVVDEVLKSKDLTLTKEVLEERERLEKAMAGLTPQITAGLSKLNEIQNFKKCLEAESSNMKENENFEQDVEVVKANRSPVNCTALNCNFCLFTCHSNCFLPEGDCISTCAAMDDNGYCVVCPNFCHHSSHARERALWTYETKIEKKTVKELKENFMKAKGQFMNNKQILGELESAFHVIEFKLRKLIKLSSQCLQRLNEIALKATSLSTIEYLELLIKTEKEEKKPGFEERIAGLEKMKRESLILEKIARGEDLLEEERGVIKEREKRLQAVTLKAKTVKSVVQQWKKETKSK